CCGACAGCCTGGCGGCCGCGAGCTTCGATCCGACCCCGGTCCGCAGCCTCTCCTTCACGGGCCCGTCGGCCAACACCCTGATGTTCGTGCTGAGCCCGCCCGGCCGCGGGCTCGAGTTCGACACCGCGCTGGTCCCGGGCGTCTTCCTCGGCGCCCTCCTGGGCGGCCTCGTCGGGGGCGACCTGAAGCTCGAGGGCTTCCGCGACGGCCAGTCCATGCGCCGCTCGATCGCCGGCGCGGTCATGATGGGTTTCGGCGGTATGTTGGCGGGTGGCTGCGCCGTCGGGGCCGGCGTCTCCGGCGCCGCCGTCTTCGCGACGGTCGCCTGGGTCACCCTCTTGGCCATGTGGACCGGCGCCGCTGTGGCCGATCGCCTGGTCGACCGCACCCCCGCGCCCCTGCCCGGCCCCGGCGCCGTCCTGTCCTGAGACGGAGGCGCAGCCTCATGCTGGCGACACGAAAGTCGGACCTTCGTGCGTCCGGTCTAGACGGGCTTGTCGCCGAGATAGCGGGCGAAGGGCGTGGTGCCGGAAGGCCCGAAGGCGACGACCTCGTAGGCCTCCGGGGCCATGTTCGCCACCTCCATCCCAGGCGATCCGATCGGCATGCCGGGGACGGCGAGGCCGACGGCCTTCGGGCGGTCGGCGAGCAGGCGCTCGATCTCGGCGGCCGGGACATGGCCCTCGATCACGTAGCCGTCGACCACCGCCGTGTGGCAGGACCAGAGATCCCGGGGAATCCCGCGCGCCTTCTTTACCGGCTCGAGCCGGTCGTTCTCGATCACGCGGACCGGAAAGCCGGCCGCCCTCAGGTGCTCGACCCAAGCGTTGCAGCAGCCGCAGGACGGGTCCTTCTCGACGATCACGAGCGGCTTCTTTCCGACGGCGGCCCGAGCCGGAGCGGCGCCGAAAGCCAGCAGGCCAGCGAGGAGGACACGGCGGTTCAGCATGCGGG
The Prosthecomicrobium sp. N25 genome window above contains:
- a CDS encoding DUF411 domain-containing protein produces the protein MLNRRVLLAGLLAFGAAPARAAVGKKPLVIVEKDPSCGCCNAWVEHLRAAGFPVRVIENDRLEPVKKARGIPRDLWSCHTAVVDGYVIEGHVPAAEIERLLADRPKAVGLAVPGMPIGSPGMEVANMAPEAYEVVAFGPSGTTPFARYLGDKPV